From a single Larus michahellis chromosome 18, bLarMic1.1, whole genome shotgun sequence genomic region:
- the CNP gene encoding 2',3'-cyclic-nucleotide 3'-phosphodiesterase isoform X1, which translates to MNKGFSKKSHTFLPKIFRKMSTQSAKERPESLQFPFLDDEDTISTLKESKTFLILRGLPGSGKSTLAQAVQDRYKDACKVISVDNYKITPVVRSTIPEEYSKVDEDLVDYCKREISVIVLDDTHHERERLDQLFDIADKYRYKVIFAEPKTQWRLDCLQLKDKNQWKLSVEELKKMKPSLEKEFLPMYFGWFLSKRSSEILRKAGQAFLDELGSLKAFKKESKYFASAVDDPKIKIDLTSYFVKRPPGVLHCTTKYTEFGKAAGAEEYAQQEAVKASYGKGFTLAVSALFITTKTVGARVDLSEQQLLLWPGDADKILPTDNLPKGSRAHITLGCANGVEAVQTGLDLLEFVKLEKAGNKGDQVGEIGGGKLLYFDNGMWMLTLSKKMDVKAIFSGYYGKGKLVPTQSTNKRGSAFSSCTII; encoded by the exons AACAAAGGCTTCTCAAAGAAGAGTCACACGTTCCTGcctaaaatatttagaaagatgtCTACTCAGTCAGCGAAAGAAAGACCCGAGAGCTTGCAGTTCCCCTTCCTTGACGATGAAGACACCATCTCCACGCTCAAAGAATCTAAAACCTTTTTGATTTTAAGAGGGCTGCCCGGCAGCGGGAAGTCCACGCTCGCCCAGGCCGTTCAAGACCGGTACAAAGACGCCTGCAAGGTCATCTCTGTCGATAACTATAAAATCACACCTGTAGTAAGAAGCACCATTCCTGAAGAATATTCCAAGGTGGACGAGGATCTAGTTGACTATTGCAAACGAGAGATCAGCGTCATCGTTCTGGATGACACTCACCATGAGAGGGAACGACTGGACCAACTCTTTGACATTGCTGACAAATACCGGTACAAAGTCATCTTTGCCGAGCCCAAAACCCAGTGGCGACTGGATTGTTTGCAGCTGAAGGACAAGAATCAGTGGAAACTGTCGGTGGAAGAGCTGAAGAAGATGAAGCCCAGCCTGGAGAAGGAATTCCTACCCATGTATTTTGGGTGGTTTTTGAGCAAAAGAAGTTCCGAGATCCTGAGGAAGGCTGGCCAGGCCTTCTTAGATGAGCTCGGGAGCCTGAAAGCCTTCAAAAAGGAGAGCAAATACT TTGCTTCCGCTGTTGACGATCCCAAAATAAAAATCGATCTCACCAGCTACTTCGTGAAGAGGCCGCCTGGAGTCTTACACTGCACCACAAAATACACCGAGTTCGGAAAAGCAGCTGGAGCCGAGGAATACGCCCAGCAAGAA gctGTGAAGGCTTCCTACGGCAAAGGCTTCACCCTGGCCGTTTCTGCCCTGTTCATCACCACAAAAACTGTCGGGGCTCGCGTGGACCTGAGcgaacagcagctgctgctgtggccgGGGGACGCCGACAAGATCCTGCCCACCGACAACCTGCCGAAAGGCAGCCGGGCTCACATCACCCTCGGCTGCGCCAACGGCGTGGAAGCCGTCCAGACCGGGCTGGATCTGCTGGAGTTTGTGAAACTGGAAAAGGCGGGGAACAAAGGGGATCAAGTGGGGGAAATTGGAGGAGGGAAACTGCTGTATTTTGATAACGGTATGTGGATGCTCACCCTTTCTAAAAAGATGGATGTGAAGGCAATATTCTCAGGGTACTACGGAAAAGGAAAACTTGTGCCGACCCAGAGCACCAACAAACGGGGCTCTGCTTTTAGCTCCTGCACCATCATCTAG
- the CNP gene encoding 2',3'-cyclic-nucleotide 3'-phosphodiesterase isoform X2, with translation MSTQSAKERPESLQFPFLDDEDTISTLKESKTFLILRGLPGSGKSTLAQAVQDRYKDACKVISVDNYKITPVVRSTIPEEYSKVDEDLVDYCKREISVIVLDDTHHERERLDQLFDIADKYRYKVIFAEPKTQWRLDCLQLKDKNQWKLSVEELKKMKPSLEKEFLPMYFGWFLSKRSSEILRKAGQAFLDELGSLKAFKKESKYFASAVDDPKIKIDLTSYFVKRPPGVLHCTTKYTEFGKAAGAEEYAQQEAVKASYGKGFTLAVSALFITTKTVGARVDLSEQQLLLWPGDADKILPTDNLPKGSRAHITLGCANGVEAVQTGLDLLEFVKLEKAGNKGDQVGEIGGGKLLYFDNGMWMLTLSKKMDVKAIFSGYYGKGKLVPTQSTNKRGSAFSSCTII, from the exons atgtCTACTCAGTCAGCGAAAGAAAGACCCGAGAGCTTGCAGTTCCCCTTCCTTGACGATGAAGACACCATCTCCACGCTCAAAGAATCTAAAACCTTTTTGATTTTAAGAGGGCTGCCCGGCAGCGGGAAGTCCACGCTCGCCCAGGCCGTTCAAGACCGGTACAAAGACGCCTGCAAGGTCATCTCTGTCGATAACTATAAAATCACACCTGTAGTAAGAAGCACCATTCCTGAAGAATATTCCAAGGTGGACGAGGATCTAGTTGACTATTGCAAACGAGAGATCAGCGTCATCGTTCTGGATGACACTCACCATGAGAGGGAACGACTGGACCAACTCTTTGACATTGCTGACAAATACCGGTACAAAGTCATCTTTGCCGAGCCCAAAACCCAGTGGCGACTGGATTGTTTGCAGCTGAAGGACAAGAATCAGTGGAAACTGTCGGTGGAAGAGCTGAAGAAGATGAAGCCCAGCCTGGAGAAGGAATTCCTACCCATGTATTTTGGGTGGTTTTTGAGCAAAAGAAGTTCCGAGATCCTGAGGAAGGCTGGCCAGGCCTTCTTAGATGAGCTCGGGAGCCTGAAAGCCTTCAAAAAGGAGAGCAAATACT TTGCTTCCGCTGTTGACGATCCCAAAATAAAAATCGATCTCACCAGCTACTTCGTGAAGAGGCCGCCTGGAGTCTTACACTGCACCACAAAATACACCGAGTTCGGAAAAGCAGCTGGAGCCGAGGAATACGCCCAGCAAGAA gctGTGAAGGCTTCCTACGGCAAAGGCTTCACCCTGGCCGTTTCTGCCCTGTTCATCACCACAAAAACTGTCGGGGCTCGCGTGGACCTGAGcgaacagcagctgctgctgtggccgGGGGACGCCGACAAGATCCTGCCCACCGACAACCTGCCGAAAGGCAGCCGGGCTCACATCACCCTCGGCTGCGCCAACGGCGTGGAAGCCGTCCAGACCGGGCTGGATCTGCTGGAGTTTGTGAAACTGGAAAAGGCGGGGAACAAAGGGGATCAAGTGGGGGAAATTGGAGGAGGGAAACTGCTGTATTTTGATAACGGTATGTGGATGCTCACCCTTTCTAAAAAGATGGATGTGAAGGCAATATTCTCAGGGTACTACGGAAAAGGAAAACTTGTGCCGACCCAGAGCACCAACAAACGGGGCTCTGCTTTTAGCTCCTGCACCATCATCTAG